The stretch of DNA GCCTGCCCGTCGGCGACATGCTCGACATGCCCGTCGCGATGGGGTTCTACCCGCCGCACGCGCGCGACGAGTTGAACGCGGCGCTTCGGCAAACGATCGAAACGGGCGCACCGTTCGATATCGAAGTCGACTTCAAGACCGCGCAGGGTGAACAGCGCCGCGTCCGGGTTCTCGGCGAGTGCGAAACCGTCGAGGGTCAGACCGTTGCGCTGGTCGGCGTTTTTCAGGACGTGACCGAACGCCACGCGCTAGAGGTCAACCTCCGGCGGTCGGCGAATACGGATTCGCTGACCGGTATAGGCAACCGCGCTGCCTTCGATCGCGCGCTGGATGCCGCGATGACGCGGTCGCATGCGGACGGTACACCGCTGTTGCTCGCGCTGGTCGATCTCGATGGGTTCAAGGCGATCAACGATACGCTTGGTCATACGGCGGGCGACGACGTGTTGCGCGGCGTCGGCCGGATCTTGAAATCTTCCTGGATGAAGAACAGCTTTGCCGCACGCATCGGTGGCGACGAGTTCGCGATCCTGATCGAGGATCCCGGGATGACCGCGAATCCGGAGTATATCAGCAGCAGGCTGGAGGAAGCGTTGCGCTTTCCGGTCGCGCTGAACGGCCTCGCGATGGTCAGCGCAGGCACGGTCGGCATCACTGCCCTCGACCGCGATTGCCATTCGGTCCGCGACTTCATCCACCGCGCCGACACGATCCTGTACAAGGCGAAGCGCGCCCGCGTAGGCGAACGCCGGCGGCCGAACCGGAACGCTGCGTAACGTCGCGTCGACCACTCCGACGTAGACGGTTCACGCGGAGTCGATCTGTCCCCATATACCGACATGATGTCGTCCCGAGCCCGTGTCCTGATACTCAACGCCGCCCTCGGGCCGCTCGATTACCGCGTGCCCGCCGGCATGAGCGTCGAGCCGGGCTCGGTCGTGGTCGCACCGCTGGGGCCAAGGCAGTTGCTCGGCGTGGTGTGGGAGGCGGAGCGGATGCCCTCCGATGCGGAGGTCGGCGACAACCGGTTGCGCAACCTGCTCGCGGTCGCCGACGTGCCGCCGCTGGGGGCGCCGTTGCGGCGGTTGGTCGAATGGACGGCGGATTATTACCTCGCCCCGGCGGCGTCGGTGTTGCGCATGACGCTGGCGTCGACTTCGGCATTGGAAGGTGCGCGGACTGCCGTGGAGTACCGGGCAACGGGCGTCGTTCCGCCACGCCTCACACCGCAGCGTGAGCAGGCGCTGGAGCGGATCGGCGATCGCCAGGGTCTGATCCGCGAACTCGCCACGCTTGCCGAGGTCAGCGACGCGGTGATCCGGGGACTGGCAAAGGTCGGTGCGATCGCGGCGGTCGAGGTCAGTATCGACAGCCCCTACCCCGTGCCCGATCCGCAGCACCACGAGCCGACGCTGTCCGAAGACCAGCGTGCGGCGGCCGATGCGCTGGTGGCGGGTGTGGCAGAGCATGCGTTCCATCCGACGCTGCTCGACGGCGTCACCGGGTCCGGCAAGACCGAAGTGTATTTCGAGGCGGTGGCGCAGGCGATCCGCGACGGGCGCCAGACTTTGGTGCTGCTCCCCGAGATCGCCTTGACCGAGCCGTTCCTCAAGCGATTCCACGACCGGTTCGGGTGCGAGCCGATCGCGTGGCATTCGGGACTGCGCTCGACCCAGCGGCGGCGGGCTTGGCGGGCGATCGCCAGTGGTGAGGCGTTGGTGACGGTAGGCGCACGCTCGGCCCTGTTCCTCCCGTACCGCGACCTCGGGCTGATCGTCGTCGACGAGGCGCACGAGACCAGCTTCAAGCAGGAAGAAGGCGTGCATTATCATGCGCGCGACGTCGCGGTGATGCGCGGCAAATTTGAGGGCTGTCCGGTCATCCTCGCCTCCGCCACGCCGGCGATCGAAACGCGGCAACAGGTCGCGACGGGGCGGTACGCGGAGTTGAAGCTCCCGGGCCGGTTCGGGGCGGCAGAGATGCCGACGATCGAGCCTATCGATCTCATCAAGGAGCCGCCCGAGCGTGGTCGCTGGCTCGCACCGCGGCTTGTGAAGGCGATGCAGGCGACGCTGGAGCGGCGCGAGCAGTCGTTGTTGTTCCTCAACCGGCGCGGGTACGCACCGCTGACGCTGTGCCGGACATGCGGGCACCGGTTCCAGTGCCCGAACTGTACCGCTTGGATGGTCGAGCATCGCCTGACGCGGCGGTTGGCGTGCCATCATTGCGGGCATGCCGAACCGACGCCTCGCGTCTGCCCCGAGTGCAAGGGCGAGGACACGCTCGTCGCCTGCGGGCCGGGGGTCGAGCGGATCGCGGACGAGGTGACGGCGCTGTTCCCCGAGGCGAAGACGGCGGTGGTGACGTCCGACACGATCTGGTCGCCGGCCAAGGCGGCGGAGTTCGTTGGGCGGATGGAGGCGGGCGACATCGATATCGTCGTCGGCACGCAGCTTGTTACCAAGGGGTATCACTTCCCCAACCTGACCTTGGTCGGCGTGGTCGATGCCGACCTCGGGCTAGACGGTGGTGACCTCCGCGCGGCCGAGCGGACATTCCAGCAGATCCGGCAGGTGTCGGGGCGCGCGGGGCGTGGCGAGAAGCCGGGGCACGTGTTCATCCAGACGCATAGTCCGGGCGCGCAGGTCATGCAGGCGCTGATCACCGGCGACGCGGATGCGTTCTATGCCGCGGAGACGGACGCACGGAAGGACGCGGGCGCGCCGCCGTTCGGAAGATATGCCGCGATCGTGGTGTCGTCGGAGGACCAGTCCTGCGCGCACGAGACGGCCAAGCTGGTGGGGCGGAGTGTGCCCGAGGTTGAGGGGATGCACGTCTATGGCCCCGCGCCGGCGCCGTTGGCGATGTTGCGGGGGCGACACCGGTATCGGCTGCTGGTCCATGCGCGGCGGGCACTGGACGTGCAGGACGTCATTCGGGATTGGCTGGGGAAGCTGGACTGGCCGTCCAAGGTGCGAGTGACGGTGGACGTCGACCCGTATAATTTCTTGTAAGGGCGGGGCTCCGACCCCCGCGAGGTAATGCCACCCCGGCGGAGGCCGGGGCCCAATCGGGGGACGCAGGTGATATGCGCCGCGCTTCGTTACTTCGACCGTTCCAATTGGGCCCCGGCCTTCGCCAGGGTGGAAGCAGAAAAGTGAGAACTAAGGTTGCTAACCCGCGAAGGCGGGTGGCCAGACTGGGTCCCCGCCTTCGCGGGGACACAACCTTAAGGTCAGTTCGTACGCTTACTCGCCGGCGTGCTCGGCAAGCACCGTCAGGCCCTTGGCGTTGACCTCTGCAAAACCGCCCTTGATCGCGATGACCTCGGGGGTGCCGTTCTCCGTGCGGAAGATCTGGACGCCACCGTCGCGGACCGTCGACATGAAGGGCGCGTGGCCTTCGAGGACGCCGAAATCGCCTTCGGTGCCGGGGACGACGACCATGTAGACCTCCTCCGAGCGGACGAGCTTTTCTGGCGTGACGAGTTCGAAATGCAGCATGTCTGTGTCTCACTCCCCTCCCGCATGCGGGAGGGGCCGGGGGTGGGCTCGCGCCTTCAGCGTCGCGCGACGTGGAGGGCGGGTGCCCACCCCCCAGCCCCCTCCCCGCTTGCGGGAGGGGGAGCAGTAGAAGTTACGCTTCCGCGGCCATCTTTTCGGCCTTGGCGACGGCTTCGTCGATGCCGCCGACCATGTAGAACGCCGCCTCTGGCAAGTGATCATACTCGCCCTCGACCACCGCCTTGAACGACCGGACCGTGTCCTCGAGCTGGACGAACTTGCCGCTGATGCCGGTGAAGACCTCGGCGACGTGGAACGGCTGGCTCAGGAACTTCTGGATCTTACGCGCACGCTGGACGGTGAGCTTATCCTCTTCCGACAGCTCGTCCATGCCGAGAATCGCGATGATGTCCTGCAGCGACTTGTACTTCTGCAGCGTCGACTGAACGGCACGCGCTGTGTCGTAATGCTCCTGGCCGACCACACGTGGCTCGAGCAGACGCGAAGTCGAGTCGAGCGGATCGACTGCCGGATAGATGCCCAGCTCCGAGATCGCACGGTTGAGGTTGGTCGTCGCATCAAGATGCGCGAACGACGTGGCCGGCGCCGGATCGGTAAGATCGTCGGCCGGCACGTACACCGCCTGCACCGAGGTGATCGACCCCTTGTTGGTCGACGTGATGCGCTCCTGCAGCGCGCCCATGTCGGTCGACAGCGTCGGCTGATAGCCCACCGCCGACGGGATGCGGCCGAGCAGTGCCGAAACCTCTGCGCCCGCCTGCGTGAAGCGGAAAATGTTGTCGACGAAGAACAGCACGTCCTGGCCTTCGACGTCGCGGAAATACTCGGCGATCGTCAGGCCCGACAGCGCGACGCGGGCACGCGCGCCTGGCGGCTCGTTCATCTGGCCAAATACGAGCGCGACCTTCGAGCCTTCCGACTGCGGATTTCCGTCGGCATCCTTGGCGATGACGCCTGCGTCGAGGAACTCGTGGTACAGATCGTTACCCTCGCGAGTACGCTCGCCGACGCCTGCGAACACCGAAGTGCCGCCGTGACCCTTGGCGATGTTGTTGATCAGCTCCTGGATCAGCACGGTCTTGCCGACGCCTGCGCCGCCGAACAGGCCGATCTTGCCGCCCTTCGCATAGGGTGCGAGCAGATCGATGACCTTGATGCCAGTAACCAGGATCGCGCTCTCGGTCGACTGATCGACAAACAGCGGCGCCGAGGCATGGATCGGGGCAGTCGTCTCTGCGCCGACCGGGCCGCGCTCGTCGATCGGCTCGCCGATGACGTTGAGAATGCGGCCGAGCGTCTTCGGGCCGACCGGAACGCGGATCTGCGAACCGGTGTCGGTGACGGTCTGCCCGCGGGTCAGACCCTCGGTGGCGTCCATCGCGATCGTGCGAACGGTGTTCTCGCCGAGATGCTGCGCGACTTCGAGGACGAGCCGGTTGCCGTTGTTATTGGTTTCGAGCGCCGACAGAATGGCGGGCAAATTGTCGGGGAAATGCACGTCGACGACCGCACCGATGACCTGCGAGATGCGGCCGGTGTTGTTGGTGGCCTTGGGGGCGAGTGTGGTTCCGAGGGTCTCTGGGGCGGTTGCCATTGTCTGCTTCCTTGGACTTACTTGAGCGCTTCGGCGCCCGAGATGATTTCGACCAGCTCGGTCGTGATCGCGGCTTGGCGGGTACGGTTGTATTGGATCGAGAGGCGCGTGATCATGTCGCCGGCATTGCGCGTGGCGTTGTCCATCGCGTTCATGCGCGAACCCTGCTCAGACGCCGCGTTTTCGAGCAGCGCACGGAAAATCTGGATCGCGACGTTGCGCGGCAGGAGATCGGCGAGGATCGCTTCCTCGTCGGGCTCATACTCGGTCACGGCTTCGGCCGGGGCGTTGGGCCCGCCTGCCTTTGCGCCTTCTGCACCCGGGACGGACGAAATGGGCACGGGCACGATCTGGATGCCGGTCGGAACCTGCACCAGCGCCGACACGAACTTCGCGTAGAACAGATGGGCGACGTCGAACTGACCCTCGCCGAAGCGCTTGATCAGGTCTTCGGAGATTTCCTGCGCGTCGCTGAACGCGAGCCGCTTGATCTGGCCCATCTCGTGGTCGGCGAGGATGTCGTTCGGGAAGAAGCGCTTGATCACGCGCCCCTTTTTGCCCGCGACGTAGAACTTCACAGTCTTGCCGGCCGCGATCAGCTCCTCTGCCTTGCGACGTGCCGCACGGACGATGTTGGTGTTGAACGCACCGGCCAGGCCGCGTTCCGATGTCGCGATGACGATCAGGTGGACCTGGTCCTTGCCGGTGCCCGCGAGCAGCGGCGAAGCGCCCGGCGCGATGCCGACACGCCCCGCGAGGCTCGCCATCACCGCTTCGAGACGCTCGGCATACGGACGCCCGGCAACCGCCGCGTCCTGCGCCCGGCGCAGCTTCGCAGCGGCGACCATCTTCATCGCCTTGGTGATCTTCTGCGTCGACTTCACCGAGCCGATGCGGATCTTGAGGGCCTTAAGTGATGCCATCGTCTCTTCCTGCTCCCTCGCCCCTCCGGGGAGAGGGTTGGGGTGAGGGGCTGCCAGGGGCGGCACCTCGCGGTACTGCCCCTCACCCCGACCCTCTCCCCGCAGGGGAGAGGGAGTTTACTTAAGCGAACGTCTTCGCGAACGCTTCGAGCGCTGCCTTCAGCTTGTCCTTCGCCTCGTTACCCAAATCGCGGGTATCGCGGATCAGCTTCAGCACGTCGGCGTGGTTCGCGCGCATGTCGGCCAGCAGCGCCTGCTCGTAGCGGGTCACGTCGGCGACCGGCACCTTGTCGAGATAGCCGCTGGTGCCGGCGAAGATCGACACGGTCTGCTCTTCGAACGGCAACGGCGAGAACTGCGCCTGCTTCAGCAGCTCGGTCAGGCGCGCGCCGCGGTTGAGCAGCTTCTGCGTCGACGCATCGAGATCCGACCCGAACTGCGCGAACGCCGCCATCTCGCGGTACTGCGCCAGCTCGAGCTTGATCGAGCCCGATACCTTCTTCATCGCCTTGGTCTGTGCGGCCGAACCGACGCGGCTCACCGACAGGCCGACGTTGATCGCCGGACGTACGCCCGAGAAGAACAGGTCCGTCTCGAGGAAGATCTGGCCGTCGGTGATCGAGATCACGTTGGTCGGGATGTACGCCGAAACGTCGCCCGCCTGCGTCTCGATAATCGGCAGCGCGGTCAGCGAGCCGCCGCCATTCGCGTCCGACATCTTCGCCGCACGCTCGAGCAGAGCGGCTGTGGAGATAGAACACGTCGCCGGGATATGCCTCACGGCCCGGAGGACGACGCAGCAGCAGCGACATCTGGCGGTACGCGACCGCCTGCTTCGACAGATCGTCGTAGCAGATCAGCGCGTGCATGCCGCGGTCGCGGAAATACTCGCCCATCGCGACGCCGGTGTAGGGCGCGAGATACTGGAGCGGTGCGGGGTCCGACGCGGTCGCGGCGATGACGATGGTATATTCCATCGCGCCATTCTCTTCGAGCGTCTTGACGAGCTGGGCGACGGTCGAGCGCTTCTGGCCGATCGCGACATACACGCAATACAGCTTCTTCGACTCGTCGTCGCCGGCGTTGGCGATCTTCTGGTTGATGAACGCGTCGATCGCGACGGCCGACTTGCCGGTCTGGCGATCGCCGATGATCAGTTCGCGCTGGCCGCGGCCGACGGGGACGAGGGCGTCGATCGCCTTGAGGCCCGTCTGGACCGGCTCGCTGACCGACTGGCGCGGGATGATGCCCGGCGCCTTCACTTCGACGCGGCTGCGCTCGGTGGTGTGGATCGGGCCCTTGCCGTCGATCGGGTTACCGAGGCCATCGACCACGCGGCCGAGCAGCTCCTTGCCGATCGGCACGTCGACGATCGTGCCGGTGCGCTTGACGATGTCGCCTTCCTTGATCTCGGAATCGCTCCCGAAGATCACGACGCCGACGTTATCGGCCTCGAGGTTGAGCGCCATGCCCTGCACGCCGTTCGAGAATTCGACCATCTCGCCGGCCTGGACGTTGTCGAGGCCGAAGATGCGCGCGATGCCGTCGCCGACGCTCAGCACCTGGCCGGTCTCGCTGACCTGGGCCTCGGTGCCGAAATTGGCGATCTGATCCTTGATGATCTTCGAGATTTCTGCGGCGCGGATATCCATTAGCTTAGCCCTTCATCGCGTGCGCGAGAGTGTTGAGACGCGTCTTGATCGACGAATCGATCATCTGGCTGCCGACGCGGACGACGAGTCCACCCAGCAACGATGGGTCGACGCTGAGGTCGACGGAAACTTCACGGCCGACCCGCTGGCGGAGCTGATGCTTCAGCTCGATCACCTGCTCGTCGGTCAGCGGATGCGCGGACGTCACCTCGGCGGCGATCTCACCGCGATGCTGCGCGGCAAGTGTACGGAATGCCTTGATGATCTTCGGCAGCGCGCCCAGCCGGTGGTTCTCGGCGAGGACACCGAGGAAGCTCTTGGTAGTCGCATCGACACCGAGTTCGTCGGCGACCGCGGAGACTGCCTTCACGGCGGCGCCACGCGACACCATCGGGCTGGACGTGAGCGTACGGAAGTCTTCCGACTGCGTCAGCGCGTCGCGCACGTTCGCCAGGCTCGACTCGACCGCGTCGATCGTCTTCGCGTCACGTGCCAGTTCGAACAGGGCCAGCGCATAACGCCCGCCCAAGCTCGCCTGAATAGCGCCGCCGACATTACCGGGGGATGTCTCCACGGACCTTTGAATCCTCGCCTGAAACCGAAAATAGTGCCGCCCCATGGGGGAAGAGGGCGCGAAAGCACCTCTCATGGGACGCGGCGCGGGTAGCATCGGGTTCGCGGATTGGCAACCCGGCCGGAGGGTCGGGGCGAGCGGTTTGTGACTGTTTTGTCATTCGCCGAAGGTTGGAAGGCTCCAACCTTGCCCCTCGCCGTCATCACCGCACAAGCGGGGATCCCTATCCTCCGGACCCAGCGCTTTCACCACACGGCCTGCCACTATGGGTTCCCGCCTCCGCGGGAATGACGATAATGGTGACGAATTGGATCACACGACGAGGACGAGAGCATGACCGGCATGATGGAAACGATGACGATGTCCGACGGCGCGAGCGTTGCGGTCTATCACGCGCAGCCAACCGGCGAGCGCCGCGGTGGCCTCGTGCTGGTGCAGGAGATTTTCGGCGTGACCGACCACATCCGCGACCTGTGCGACGAATACGCCGCCGACGGTTACGAGGTGCTGGCACCGGCCTTGTTCGATCGCGAGCATCCCGGTTTCGAGGCGGACTATTCGGGTGATGGCCTCGCGCGCGGTGTCGAACTCGCCCGCCAGCTTCACCCGTTCGAGCTGTCGCTGAAGGACGTCCAGACCTGCATCGACACACTGGCACCGGCAGGCCCGGTGTTCGTGGTCGGCTATTGCTATGGCGGTTCGGTCGCGTGGTTCGCCTCTACCAAGCTCACCGGCGTCGCGGCGGCGAGCGGCTATTACGGGAGCATGATTCCGGCCGCGGCGGACGAGGAACCCAAGGTGCCGGTGATCCTGCACTTCGGTCGCCACGACCACGGCATCCCGATGGAAGGCGTCGAGCAGGTCATCGCCAAGGATTGGCCGAACGCGACGGTGTATGTCTACGAGGCTGGCCACGGGTTCAACTCGGACCGCCGGAAGGATTATCACGAGCCGAGTGCGGACCTGGCGAAGCAGCGCACGCTGGAGCTGTTCCGCGCGAATGGGGGCTGAGCGCTCTTCTGCTCCCCTCCTCACTTCTGCCCCCCCTCCCTTCCAGGGAGGGGAGCAGTAAGCGCCGCTCACTCCGCCGGGAAATCCGCCCCCAAGCTCGCCGCCTTGTGCGCCTCGATCTCCTTCAACCGCCCGGCCATCTTCTCGACGACCGCATCATACCCCCAGCGTCCCAGCACCAGATGCCGCGGCGGGTTCGCATCCTCGGTCAGTGCGATCATCGCCTCGCCCGCCCGCACCGGATCGCCGGCCTGCGTCCCGCTGACCTCGCGCGTGCTGTCGAGCCGCTTGCCCGCCGTCTCGGCATAATCCGCAATCGCCACCGGAGTCTGCTTCAGCGACCGCCCCGCCCAATCCGTCCGGAACGGCCCCGGCTCGACGCACGTCACGGCGATCCCCAGCGGCGCAACCTCCGCGAGCAGCGAATCCGAGAACCCCTCCACCGCATGCTTCGACGCAGCATAGTAGCCCGAGCCCGGAAACCCGACCAACCCCGCGACCGAAGTGATGTTGATGACATGCCCGCTCTTCTGCGCCCGCATCACCGGCAGAACGGCGCGCGTAAGGGCGAACAGCCCGAACACGTTCGCATCGAACTGCGCGCGGATCTCGGCGTCGTCGCCCTCCTCGATCGACGCCTGATAACCATAGCCCGCATTGTTCACGAGCACGTCGATCCGCCCGAATTTGGCCTTGGCCTGCGCGACTGCATCGTCGATCTGAGCCTGATCGGTGACGTCGAGTGACACGGCGAGCGCACGATCCTCAACGCCGTCTGCAAGGTCGGCAACCCGCCCCGCATCCCGCGCGGTAACCACCGCCCGCCAACCGCGCGCGAGCACGAGCTTGGCGAGTTCGCGACCGAAACCGGTCGAGCAGCCGGAAATGAACCAGACGGGCGTGTCGGAGGCCATGAGACATCTTTCGTTATGGGGTATGCACGGAAGAACGGCCGGGCCGCCCATTCGGGTCCGCTTTGATCGCAAGCCGCGGGATGCGCGCGCGTCGCGACCGGCTATACCGATCCAATGAGCACCGCCCCTGACGACGACACCGCCTGGACCGCGTTCGAAGCCCGCGACCGCGCGTGGGACGGCCGGTTCGTCGTAGGCGTGAAGACCACCGGCATCTACTGCAAGCCGAGTTGCCCCGCGCGCCACCCCAAGCGCGAGAACGTCACCTTCCACCCCGATCCGCCAAGCGCACGTGCCGCCGGCTTCCGCGCATGTTTGCGCTGCACCCCGGACGAGGTAGGCCGCGACCGGATCGCCGTCGCCGCCGCCGTCGCGCTGCTCGAAGCCGCCGAGGACCGCCTCTCGCTCGACGCGATCGCGGCGAAAGTCGGCTACGCGCCGCATCATTTCCACCGCCTGTTCAAGCGCGCCACCGGCGTCACGCCCGCCGCGTATGCCCGCGCACTGCGCACCGGCCGCGCGGTCGACGCCCTATCGGAGGATTCGACCGTGACCGAAGCGATCTACGACGCGGGCTATTCCGCCCCGAGCCGCTTCTACGAGGCGGATGCGAAACGGCTGGGCATGGCCCCCAGCGCGTGGGCGCGCGGCGGCGAAGGCGTCACGATCCGCTGGACGGTCGCCGACACGAGCCTAGGCCCACTGTTCGTCGCGGCAACCGACAAGGGCCTGTGCCGCGTATCCTTCGATGAGGATGCCGAAGTACTCCGACGCCGCTTCCCCAACGCCCATATCGAGCAGGGCGACAAATCGCTTGCCGACCTAGCCGCGCAGGTCGTTGCGGCCGTAGAGTCCCCCGAACGCGACCACGACCTCCCGCTCGACGTCAGAGGCACCGCGTTCCAGGAAGCCATCTGGCAAGCCCTGCGCACCATCCCGATCGGCGAGACCCGCACCTACAGCGAACTCGCAGCGCTCGCCGGCCGCCCCGCCGCGGTCCGCGCTGCCGGCACCGCGTGCGGACAGAACCCGGTCTCGATCGTCATCCCCTGCCACCGTGCACAACGCATCGGCGGTGCGCTCGGCGGCTACGCGTACGGGCTGGACCGCAAGCGCGCGCTGCTGGCGGCGGAAGCTCAGCGCGCCGACTTGCAGGAGTAGACCAGCTTCTCGTTCGGTAGAGGCGGCAGCACCGCGCGGACCGCCGCCTGCTGCCCGGCGAGCCGTGCCAGCGCGGCATCGTCCATGTTGCAGACGTTCGGCACGACACCCCGCGCGGTCCGCGCCGCGTCCATCCCCGCCGCCGACAGCAGATAGCGCGTGTTCGAATAGATGCGTGTCGCCGGATCGAACGACAGGACGGATACGGTCTGCTCTGCATCGGGCACCAACACGCGGTCCCAGCGGCTGTTCGCGCCGACATACTGCGTCTTGCCGTTCATGCAGCCCTTGGCACCCCAGTCGATCGGCA from Sphingomonas faeni encodes:
- a CDS encoding oxidoreductase, coding for MASDTPVWFISGCSTGFGRELAKLVLARGWRAVVTARDAGRVADLADGVEDRALAVSLDVTDQAQIDDAVAQAKAKFGRIDVLVNNAGYGYQASIEEGDDAEIRAQFDANVFGLFALTRAVLPVMRAQKSGHVINITSVAGLVGFPGSGYYAASKHAVEGFSDSLLAEVAPLGIAVTCVEPGPFRTDWAGRSLKQTPVAIADYAETAGKRLDSTREVSGTQAGDPVRAGEAMIALTEDANPPRHLVLGRWGYDAVVEKMAGRLKEIEAHKAASLGADFPAE
- a CDS encoding ATP synthase F1 subunit epsilon, producing MLHFELVTPEKLVRSEEVYMVVVPGTEGDFGVLEGHAPFMSTVRDGGVQIFRTENGTPEVIAIKGGFAEVNAKGLTVLAEHAGE
- a CDS encoding dienelactone hydrolase family protein; protein product: MTGMMETMTMSDGASVAVYHAQPTGERRGGLVLVQEIFGVTDHIRDLCDEYAADGYEVLAPALFDREHPGFEADYSGDGLARGVELARQLHPFELSLKDVQTCIDTLAPAGPVFVVGYCYGGSVAWFASTKLTGVAAASGYYGSMIPAAADEEPKVPVILHFGRHDHGIPMEGVEQVIAKDWPNATVYVYEAGHGFNSDRRKDYHEPSADLAKQRTLELFRANGG
- a CDS encoding diguanylate cyclase domain-containing protein, which translates into the protein MTNNFSDEAQRVEALHALALLDSEPEREFDALVALAAEMLGCPNALLTLVDSERLWIKAASDGERGEISREVGMCSYTIQSQSPLVIEDLAGDMRFAANPFTQPPDGIRFYAGAPVHAKDEHGEQYAIGSICVVDTVPRSLNDAGRKALTHLATLAEAMIAARSAARQAIAIATTADRQAAALARQDRVFRQAERMAAIGSWRVTLADDKLQWSDGVYRIHGLPVGDMLDMPVAMGFYPPHARDELNAALRQTIETGAPFDIEVDFKTAQGEQRRVRVLGECETVEGQTVALVGVFQDVTERHALEVNLRRSANTDSLTGIGNRAAFDRALDAAMTRSHADGTPLLLALVDLDGFKAINDTLGHTAGDDVLRGVGRILKSSWMKNSFAARIGGDEFAILIEDPGMTANPEYISSRLEEALRFPVALNGLAMVSAGTVGITALDRDCHSVRDFIHRADTILYKAKRARVGERRRPNRNAA
- a CDS encoding F0F1 ATP synthase subunit gamma; the protein is MASLKALKIRIGSVKSTQKITKAMKMVAAAKLRRAQDAAVAGRPYAERLEAVMASLAGRVGIAPGASPLLAGTGKDQVHLIVIATSERGLAGAFNTNIVRAARRKAEELIAAGKTVKFYVAGKKGRVIKRFFPNDILADHEMGQIKRLAFSDAQEISEDLIKRFGEGQFDVAHLFYAKFVSALVQVPTGIQIVPVPISSVPGAEGAKAGGPNAPAEAVTEYEPDEEAILADLLPRNVAIQIFRALLENAASEQGSRMNAMDNATRNAGDMITRLSIQYNRTRQAAITTELVEIISGAEALK
- a CDS encoding primosomal protein N'; this encodes MSSRARVLILNAALGPLDYRVPAGMSVEPGSVVVAPLGPRQLLGVVWEAERMPSDAEVGDNRLRNLLAVADVPPLGAPLRRLVEWTADYYLAPAASVLRMTLASTSALEGARTAVEYRATGVVPPRLTPQREQALERIGDRQGLIRELATLAEVSDAVIRGLAKVGAIAAVEVSIDSPYPVPDPQHHEPTLSEDQRAAADALVAGVAEHAFHPTLLDGVTGSGKTEVYFEAVAQAIRDGRQTLVLLPEIALTEPFLKRFHDRFGCEPIAWHSGLRSTQRRRAWRAIASGEALVTVGARSALFLPYRDLGLIVVDEAHETSFKQEEGVHYHARDVAVMRGKFEGCPVILASATPAIETRQQVATGRYAELKLPGRFGAAEMPTIEPIDLIKEPPERGRWLAPRLVKAMQATLERREQSLLFLNRRGYAPLTLCRTCGHRFQCPNCTAWMVEHRLTRRLACHHCGHAEPTPRVCPECKGEDTLVACGPGVERIADEVTALFPEAKTAVVTSDTIWSPAKAAEFVGRMEAGDIDIVVGTQLVTKGYHFPNLTLVGVVDADLGLDGGDLRAAERTFQQIRQVSGRAGRGEKPGHVFIQTHSPGAQVMQALITGDADAFYAAETDARKDAGAPPFGRYAAIVVSSEDQSCAHETAKLVGRSVPEVEGMHVYGPAPAPLAMLRGRHRYRLLVHARRALDVQDVIRDWLGKLDWPSKVRVTVDVDPYNFL
- the atpD gene encoding F0F1 ATP synthase subunit beta, which gives rise to MATAPETLGTTLAPKATNNTGRISQVIGAVVDVHFPDNLPAILSALETNNNGNRLVLEVAQHLGENTVRTIAMDATEGLTRGQTVTDTGSQIRVPVGPKTLGRILNVIGEPIDERGPVGAETTAPIHASAPLFVDQSTESAILVTGIKVIDLLAPYAKGGKIGLFGGAGVGKTVLIQELINNIAKGHGGTSVFAGVGERTREGNDLYHEFLDAGVIAKDADGNPQSEGSKVALVFGQMNEPPGARARVALSGLTIAEYFRDVEGQDVLFFVDNIFRFTQAGAEVSALLGRIPSAVGYQPTLSTDMGALQERITSTNKGSITSVQAVYVPADDLTDPAPATSFAHLDATTNLNRAISELGIYPAVDPLDSTSRLLEPRVVGQEHYDTARAVQSTLQKYKSLQDIIAILGMDELSEEDKLTVQRARKIQKFLSQPFHVAEVFTGISGKFVQLEDTVRSFKAVVEGEYDHLPEAAFYMVGGIDEAVAKAEKMAAEA
- the ada gene encoding bifunctional DNA-binding transcriptional regulator/O6-methylguanine-DNA methyltransferase Ada yields the protein MSTAPDDDTAWTAFEARDRAWDGRFVVGVKTTGIYCKPSCPARHPKRENVTFHPDPPSARAAGFRACLRCTPDEVGRDRIAVAAAVALLEAAEDRLSLDAIAAKVGYAPHHFHRLFKRATGVTPAAYARALRTGRAVDALSEDSTVTEAIYDAGYSAPSRFYEADAKRLGMAPSAWARGGEGVTIRWTVADTSLGPLFVAATDKGLCRVSFDEDAEVLRRRFPNAHIEQGDKSLADLAAQVVAAVESPERDHDLPLDVRGTAFQEAIWQALRTIPIGETRTYSELAALAGRPAAVRAAGTACGQNPVSIVIPCHRAQRIGGALGGYAYGLDRKRALLAAEAQRADLQE
- a CDS encoding F0F1 ATP synthase subunit delta — protein: METSPGNVGGAIQASLGGRYALALFELARDAKTIDAVESSLANVRDALTQSEDFRTLTSSPMVSRGAAVKAVSAVADELGVDATTKSFLGVLAENHRLGALPKIIKAFRTLAAQHRGEIAAEVTSAHPLTDEQVIELKHQLRQRVGREVSVDLSVDPSLLGGLVVRVGSQMIDSSIKTRLNTLAHAMKG